The segment ATCAGAGATCAGATCATATGGAATTCAAATATATTGTAAGGAAACCGAAGCTGAGGTCGAGGGCACACACCCTTACTTGCAACACGACAGTGGTAGTCCTTACAAATCAGAACCAGACCCATTTCTGCCTACTCTCTGTTCCATGATAGCTAGCATTCGATTTACGATAGCATATGGCCTCGAGTACATGCATCGTTTTCCTTCTTTGGACAATACACTTAAAAGAAATACTACTTCGCCAAAATACCTCTAATATCATTTGTGATCACAGGCCTGTGAAAGGAATAAGCGTGGTAGATAAAATAATAGCTAGGAGTGCTTTCTGTGCCAGTGCTAGAcccaatgacaataaatgaagcCGGGTAAGAGGATGAAGTGGGCTGATATTTTATGGGTCCGAACCCATTGCATTTTACCCTTAAAGTATGCATAGGAAGGGGTAAGAATAGTCCCGAAATTAGGTTTCTAAATTGCAAGAAGGTCGATTTCAATAGCTTTGTAAGACGTAAATTCTGGAATGGTATTCCTAGTGGTTTGGAGCTGTATCTTCGCCAAAAGGACTACTAAAAGATTACTTTCTTCTGGATGTAGTTCAACTACTtgcttgttgttttacctgcatgGCGAATTGTCCAATGTATCCAGTTTATGTAAAGTGTTCATGTGTAGAGATCAGAGGATAAATTAGCAAAGGCAACGCACATTGGTAATAGGcttggtacgggtgtcatggtTGCGCACTGAAACATATTCTGATCTCATAATTTCAACTAAAATATTGTTAATGCCAGTTAAATGGTGCATAATCACGCCACGGTATCACAGGAATGATTCCCCTGTTCCAACAGAGATAGCATTTCCGAAATACCGAAGAGTAGAACAATTTCGGAAACAATGTTTGAGACATTGATGCCTTTGCTTGACCTGTTTACAATGTCATCGATCTGAGGACTTTTATGAAACGCGAGTATTAACTGTCCAGACACATCAGCAGAACAGCCCGGTCTCCTTTGATTAATTACCAGCGAAATTGTTAGTCCAAatgtcaacattttgaaaatttagaCTTTTTTTACTGTATTTTCTTGTTTATAGCCGTTAGCACTGATTCACCCGGTGTTACTACCCTGCAGGGATAATCCACAAAGCGAAAGGAGCGCTGCCGGGACAACTATCGCGACTAGGTTGCGATATAAAATCTGCGTACATTAGATCAAGTATAAGGCAACGCTGGTTGCATGTAAATATGATTTCATATGTCAGATGAAGTTGGACAGGATTAATATCATAGTAATGCAAGCACGTGCAGACATCGACGtctttaatatataaaactcgccAGCACTACTACCTGGTCGATTAAACATGTttctcaatttttttttctcaattgAGTCAATTACCCGTGCTAAACGCAGTGAACATGTGTGCTGCTACCAAGCATGCTTTCCAGAATTACAGCGGTTTTGACGGTGCATTGACACCCAAATTTGCAAATTCGTAAATAATTTTGAGGACAATTGCTTCTTCACATTGCGCTTTGAAAGATTTCCTACACACCGTCTTCACCAGAATATTTACCAGTTTCAAATACAATGTGGGTGTGCAACTAAAAGGGTGAAGGTACATGTCGCGTACAGTAGTGCGAGACCATGAGGTCGGATTCTTCAGCCCCTGTTTGAATGTATCCCTTCATTTTCAAGAGTGAATGAACAGTCGCCAGGAATTATGATGAGGTTATTCGATTAATTTATTTGTAGGCGCATGCCGTGCAATTGCACAGCAAAAGATTCAGAATAACTGAAAGGGAATAATTCAACACCTCCTTTCAAACTAAACAAAGACTCTTATGTGCTTGAGTCTATATTAAATCGTCCCGAGGTACAAATGTACGGAGATAAATTGTACCGAGATATTCGACACCAAATCTTTATTTACTTTGAAAATAATTTGACACAGGAAGAATCTGGCAACTTCTGATTGGCGCAACACGCATTCTGATTTGACTGTTGAAGGATAGATAAGGAACTCGAGGTGACGCCTTGTCACACGGTTCATAAGCGACCAGGAGAGAAACACTGAGGAGCCACTTCACCTGGCGTTCTCCGCTCAATTCATTACAATGTCTTGCTGGATCTCTCTAGTCTATGCGTTAGCGTTTTCCGCAGCTTGTGAGTATTTACTTCAACCGACATGATATTTAATCTCGAGTACGATTAAACCTTTCTATCCGTGATAATTCTACTGTTTATCtgatattagttaatattctacttTTATCTGGTTTGTTTTCCAGATATAAATGCGCAATTTGCAGTAAATCAGCCGTCTTCAAAATCCACATCTCTGGGACAGAACGTGGAAATACCCTGTACCCTGTCTGGCGGCAGTTTAGGTAACAGTGACGTTTCCTGGTACCAGCAGATTCCAGGAGCGGTTCCGCGATATTTGTTCTACTATTGGTCGGGCAGCAGCATTTACAGAGGCTCGGGAGTTCCTGAACGTTTCTCCGGATCAGTGTCAGGCAACACTGCAACATTGACAATATCGAACGTGCAGTCGGGGGACGCTGCTGATTACCACTGTGCTGTGTGGAAAGATGCTTTAATCTTCGGCAAAGGAACGAGGCTGGGTATTGGCAGTAAGTGAAATAACTTCTATCTttgcgtagacacaaaaagctggagtaacgcagcgagacaggcagcatctctggagagaaggaaagggttgaaggaaggaacggcagatgttggtttaaaacgaagataagcACAACAAGctgaataggcagcatctctgcaggaaatGAAaggctctgcagttccttcctgcatattctGTCTTTGGGTTAATGATATAGCAGTGAAAAGTAATTGGTTTTCTGTCGCTAATCGATGGTTCAAAGGAAAAGCTTTTAACGCTAATATGTTCAGCGTTCGACTAAAGTCGAGATTCCTTTGGCAAATTATTAGACGTAGCTCTATCAAAGGGCCCAGATGTTAGTCCGGCGGTTTGTATTTTTTACACTAAATAACTTTAAATaaaagctgattttttttttaattcccggCCACGATTGAGTCTTTTTTGGCAAATTAGTTGAGAACAGCAATGAAAGGACGAAATGGCTGTCCGGCTGTGTTATTATTCTTAATTACTTTGCGGACAACGAGCTAATAATTAAGAATTAGACCGAGAGTAAGGCAACGGGAAATAACTTTGGagggacaaggaactgcagatgctggtttacaaaaaaagacacaaagctctggagtgactcagcgggtagtGCAGCATCTctcgtgaacatggataggtgtttcggttcgggtcccttcttcaaatCAGTTTTGTTCCGTGTGACATCTTATAACGCATTTTGCTGTGGTGCCATTATGCGAAAGGAATAAGATTCCCTATTCAACTTCAGAAATCTGAGCTGAATTATTACTTCAAAGAGAAGAGACTGGTCGATAAAAACAAACATATCGGTTTCAGCATTAATGTAAATCATATAAATTACTATTTACAATGCGAGAAACGGTAAATTTAACGTTGCTGCAAATCTAGTCTGTTCATTGATGGTTAAAACGGCAAAATATTCTTGTCGCTAAAATACAACCATTGGTAACATTTCGGTATCTGGTCTTAACAAATGAACAGatgaattaagggaaggtatttaAAAAAACTAAAGTTTTAAGCGAGTTTAGTGGAACTTTGGCAGCAATGAAAACCCGCAACTGGCTGTCGGGTAaaacactgttttgtttttttattgtagttGGAGCCAACGAAAAGAATACACTGGTGATCAATTCAAAACACTTCCGAAATAATATATTTTACGCAGCTGCAACATTGACATACCTTGACATATTCTGTCCCATTGCCATAAATAGCAGTTATTTTTTGGAGATCTCACTTGGAACGAATGAATCCATGCTATACCAACTGTATTTTTTAACAAAGATAATGTTTTAACCGAAGCAGTTCTGCCAGCCCTACTAATCTGTGACTTTATTTTAAATAGATCCTCAGCCCCCCGCGGTGTCCGTGCTTGGACCTTCAGCGCAAGAATTGACGGGAAAGGGAACGGCCACCCTGGTGTGTTTGGTGAACGGGTTTAATCCGGGCGCTGTGGAAATTGACTGGACCGTGGACGGCAGTGCGAGAAGTGATGGCGTTGAAACCAGCCGGATCCAACAGGAGGCGGACAACACGTTCAGTGCGAGCAGTTACCTGACTCTGCCAGCCACAGTGTGGAACTCACACGAGCTTTACTCCTGTGTGGTTAAACACGAGACTCAGGCTAACCCGTTGCAGGGAAACATCGCCAGGTCCAGCTGTCTGTAAAACTTCTAGATTCCAACTAATCAAATTGACAAATATTGTTGCTCCGTCTTTCATTTGTCAAAAATTGATATAAAATATTTCTGTTATCGACTAGCATTTACGGTAAATTTGTCCCTTGTCTCGCTGTTTGTAAACGTCATTCAATTGATGCAACTCGTTGTGAATTGAAACTCCAATGTTATTCAATCTGTTAAATGCATTcccaaatattcattaaaagacagTGGTCTAAAGATTACATTCAGGTTTGTTTTGTTTACCCACGTGACTAACATTTTCAAATACAACTCTCGACTAAAATCAATAATTCAATCTTAAGAGCAATACATGTGCTGGATTTTTATTTCTGATCAGAGaaaatcaaatgtatttaatcaAACTTCATTATTTTATCTTATGGAAGAACCGGTTATAAATGTTGCCGAACGTTGTGTTATAAACTGGTGTGATGATAAATTGGTTCATAGAGccgcgcgcgcgcacacgcacacacacgaacAAAATGACGCGCTCATGTAGAAACGTATTCGAGGACAGACAGTAATCGTTATATGTGACCTTGCTAATACTATTCACTGAGCAATTCCAACCTATTTCATCTGTGAATTAACTTGGTGGGGCTGGTGGTGAGTGAgagtaatatagaaacatagaaaataggtgcaggagtagactattcggccctttgagcctgcaccgccattcaatatgatcatggctgatcatccatctcagtatcccataaggccttctctccataccccctgatccctttagccacaagggccacatttaactccctcttaaatatggccaatgaactggcctcattgtCTGGCAGAATATGGTATTTCTGCCTTTATATAGGGCGCTAGCACACATGGAGTATCACATATAGTTTTACTTTCCTCGCCTAATAGTGGTACTGAAGTTCTTGGTTGGTTCCTGCTGAGCTGATTAGCGGGATAAGTGCACGCTGCGAGGAACGACTGAGAAGTGTAGcctaccttctcatccactccctacacagtgggggcgggggggcaattttacagaggtcaattaacctaggaACCCGcaatctttgcgatgtgggaggcaaACCACGGCACCACATGGGAAACGtgtaaactcctcacagacagcatccgagctcaggatcgaaccctggtctctggcgctgtcgaggcagctgctctaccagttgcgccactgtgccgccccacaataTATAATATATCAGCCACTGTAATATATAAATCTCGTAGTGGTCTTGGCAGGAAAGGTGCAGACGTCATTTCTCCTGATTGATGAGTGCAAACTATAATTTGCAGTATCCACAAAGCGcagaacatagtacagcacagcacaCGAACAAGCCTTTCCGCACTCCATGTCTCTGtcgacatgatgccaaaaccaaatCTTATCTGCGTGCACGTGATCCGGATCCAGAAATCTTACAAATGCCACTG is part of the Amblyraja radiata isolate CabotCenter1 chromosome 25, sAmbRad1.1.pri, whole genome shotgun sequence genome and harbors:
- the LOC116987483 gene encoding immunoglobulin lambda-1 light chain-like; translated protein: MSCWISLVYALAFSAAYINAQFAVNQPSSKSTSLGQNVEIPCTLSGGSLGNSDVSWYQQIPGAVPRYLFYYWSGSSIYRGSGVPERFSGSVSGNTATLTISNVQSGDAADYHCAVWKDALIFGKGTRLGIGNPQPPAVSVLGPSAQELTGKGTATLVCLVNGFNPGAVEIDWTVDGSARSDGVETSRIQQEADNTFSASSYLTLPATVWNSHELYSCVVKHETQANPLQGNIARSSCL